Proteins from a genomic interval of Arvicola amphibius chromosome 17, mArvAmp1.2, whole genome shotgun sequence:
- the LOC119803512 gene encoding hsc70-interacting protein-like gives MDPRKVSELRAFVKMCKQDPSVLHTEEMRFLREWVESMGGKVPPATHKAKSEENVKEEKRDNKTEENIKTGEPSSEESDLEIDNEGVIEPDTDAPQEMGEENAEITEEMMDQANEKKGAAIEALNDGELQKAIDLFTDAIKLNPRLAILYAKRASVFVKLQKPNAAIRDCDRAIEINPDSAQPYKWRGKAHRLLGHWEEAAHDLALACKLDYDEDASVMLKEVQPRAQKIAEHRRKYERKREEREIKERIERAKKAREEHERAQREEEARRQSGPQYGSFPGGFPGGMPGMGGGMPGMGAMPGLNEILSDPEVLAAMQDPDVMVAFQDVAQNPANMSKYQNNPKVMNLISKLSAKFGGQA, from the coding sequence ATGGATCCCCGCAAAGTGAGCGAGCTTCGGGCCTTCGTGAAGATGTGTAAGCAGGACCCGAGCGTCCTGCACACCGAGGAAATGCGTTTCCTGAGGGAGTGGGTGGAGAGCATGGGAGGTAAAGTACCACCTGCTACTCACAAAgctaaatcagaagaaaatgtcaaggaagaaaaaagagataatAAGACAGAGGAAAACATAAAGACGGGGGAACCATCAAGTGAGGAGAGTGATCTGGAAATTGACAATGAAGGTGTAATTGAGCCAGACACTGATGCCCCtcaagagatgggagaggaaaatGCAGAGATAACTGAGGAGATGATGGatcaagcaaatgaaaagaaGGGGGCTGCCATTGAAGCCCTAAATGATGGTGAGCTGCAGAAAGCAATTGACTTGTTCACTGATGCCATCAAGCTAAATCCTCGCTTGGCTATTCTGTATGCCAAGAGAGCCAGTGTGTTCGTCAAATTACAGAAGCCAAATGCTGCTATCCGAGATTGTGACAGAGCCATTGAAATAAACCCTGATTCAGCTCAGCCATACAAGTGGCGAGGGAAAGCACACAGACTCTTGGGTCACTGGGAAGAAGCAGCTCATGATCTAGCCCTTGCCTGTAAACTGGATTATGACGAGGATGCCAGTGTAATGCTGAAGGAGGTTCAACCTCGGGCTCAAAAAATTGCTGAGCATCGGAGAAAATATGAGCGAAAACGTGAGGAgcgagagataaaagaaagaatagaaagggCGAAGAAGGCTCGAGAAGAGCATGAAAGAGCCCAAAGggaagaagaagccagaagacagtcTGGGCCTCAGTATGGCTCTTTTCCAGGTGGTTTTCCTGGGGGAATGCCTGGAATGGGAGGGGGCATGCCTGGAATGGGAGCAATGCCTGGACTCAATGAAATCCTCAGTGACCCTGAGGTTCTTGCAGCCATGCAGGATCCAGACGTCATGGTGGCTTTCCAGGATGTGGCCCAGAACCCAGCAAATATGTCAAAATATCAGAACAACCCAAAGGTTATGAATCTCATCAGTAAATTGTCAGCCAAGTTTGGAGGTCAAGCGTAA